A genomic window from Salvia hispanica cultivar TCC Black 2014 chromosome 5, UniMelb_Shisp_WGS_1.0, whole genome shotgun sequence includes:
- the LOC125186927 gene encoding uncharacterized protein LOC125186927 — protein sequence MMHATSESDMTSVRPSSASPRGYYVQSPSRDSHDDIDKCSSSNDRSTLDSPTAPRHSLTSSSSTTAASRRRWNKHYCNVVSEEGAFHDDYYGEKAYARQCNCLILGISFLLFFSMIWLGFFGVTRNYKSQITIKSLKVTKFYFGEGSDHTGVPTTLITVNCSANLVIYNPATFFGIDVTSHTARLKFLDVTVATGQLKKYYQPRKSTRMMRVELVGRDVPLYGAGMVLADSNREAGIRFKLEFSIQSKGRHLGKLVKTLHTTHLSCSPLITSKLLTKQILFSHGACKYL from the exons ATGATGCACGCGACGTCCGAATCGGACATGACGAGCGTCCGGCCGTCGTCGGCGTCTCCGAGGGGCTACTACGTGCAGAGCCCCTCGCGAGACTCCCACGACGACATTGACAAGTGCTCCTCTTCCAACGACCGTAGCACGTTGGACTCGCCCACCGCTCCAAGGCATTCTCtcacctcctcctcctccaccaccgccgccaGCCGCCGCAGGTGGAACAAGCACTACTGCAACGTGGTGTCGGAGGAGGGCGCCTTTCATGACGATTACTATGGGGAGAAAGCCTATGCCAGGCAGTGCAATTGCCTCATTCTTGGCATCTCATTTCTCCTATTCTTTTCAATGATTTGGTTGGGTTTCTTTGGGGTTACCAGGAATTATAAATCTCAAATCACCATCAAG AGCTTAAaggttacaaaattttattttggagaAGGATCAGACCACACAGGTGTTCCAACAACGTTGATCACAGTCAACTGTTCAgctaatttggtgatttacaATCCTGCTACATTTTTTGGAATTGATGTCACTTCCCACACTGCTCGTCTCAAATTCTTAGATGTCACCGTTGCAACCGGCCag CTGAAGAAATACTACCAGCCAAGAAAGAGCACAAGGATGATGCGAGTGGAGCTGGTGGGGAGAGATGTTCCTCTGTACGGGGCGGGGATGGTGCTGGCCGACTCCAACAGGGAAGCCGGAATTCGATTTAAGCTCGAGTTCAGTATTCAGTCCAAGGGACGCCATCTTGGCAAGTTGGTCAAGACTTTGCACACAACTCATTTATCATGCTCCCCTCTTATCACTTCAAAGCTCCTCACCAAACAGATCTTATTTTCCCACGGCGCTTGCAAATACTTGTAA
- the LOC125186303 gene encoding proline-rich receptor-like protein kinase PERK1 has product MSSPAPSSPPTNTTAPPPAATSPPPPTPTSPPPPSPSPPPPIPPTSAPPPTTSSPPPPVPSAPPPSTPTTPASPPPPPITTPSPPAPTVPSGSPPSPPAPSGGVSRSPPTSSRSPPPPSKDSGSSTGLVVGIALGGVALAVILILLFIFCKKKKKRVQQHDYYVPPPPLPYKADHYAGQVQNWQSNAPPHHAVSMPPVGASRPPLSPSPYMSSSGGSGSNYSGSETPLPPPSPGMSLGFSKSTFTYEELAMATQGFSDANLLGQGGFGYVHKGVLPNAKEVAVKQLKAGSGQGEREFQAEVEIISRVHHKHLVSLVGYCITGVQRMLVYEFVSNNTLEFHLHGKGRPVMDWAMRLKIALGSAKGLAYLHEDCHPKIIHRDIKASNILLDFNFEAKVADFGLAKLTSDANTHVSTRVMGTFGYLAPEYAASGKLTEKSDVFSYGVMLLELITGRRPVDSNQTYMDDSLVDWARPLLTRALDDGSYDSLIDRRLGSDYNRNEMARLVACAAACVRHSARRRPKMSQVVRALEGDVSLSDLNEGITPGHSTVYSSNGSTDYDAAQYNEDMKKFRKMALGTQEYGSSGLYSNPTSEYGLNPSGSSSEGQQTRELEIGRR; this is encoded by the exons ATGTCATCGCCGGCGCCCTCTTCGCCTCCGACAAACACCACCGCCCCACCGCCCGCCGCCACCTCACCTCCGCCGCCCACTCCCACAAGTCCTCCACCACCTTCGCCTTCGCCTCCGCCTCCGATACCGCCAACTTCAGCGCCGCCTCCTACCACCTCCTCCCCGCCGCCACCGGTACCGTCAGCTCCTCCTCCGTCGACGCCTACAACCCCGGCAAGCCCCCCCCCACCGCCCATCACCACCCCATCGCCGCCTGCCCCGACCGTTCCATCTGGATCCCCTCCGTCTCCGCCGGCGCCCTCCGGCGGCGTCTCTCGCTCACCGCCGACTAGTAGTCgatctccgccgccgccttcGAAAGACTCGGGGTCATCGACGGGGTTGGTGGTTGGGATTGCTCTGGGAGGCGTTGCATTGGCAGTGATTCTGATCTTGCTGTTTATATTctgcaagaagaagaagaagagagtgCAGCAACATGACTATTACGTGCCTCCGCCGCCTCTTCCCTATAAAG CTGATCACTATGCTGGCCAAGTACAAAATTGGCAAAGCAATGCTCCTCCTCATCATGCTGTTTCAATGCCGCCTGTTGGTGCTTCGAGGCCTCCACTCTCACCTTCTCCTTACATGAGCAGCAGTGGAGGTTCTGGTTCCAATTACTCAGGCTCTGAAACGCCCCTTCCGCCGCCTTCACCTGGCATGTCTTTAGGCTTCTCGAAGAGCACATTCACATACGAAGAGCTGGCAATGGCAACGCAGGGATTCTCGGACGCCAATCTGCTTGGGCAGGGAGGCTTCGGTTACGTGCATAAGGGAGTCCTTCCGAATGCTAAGGAGGTCGCAGTTAAGCAGCTCAAGGCTGGAAGCGGACAAGGGGAGCGTGAGTTCCAGGCGGAGGTCGAGATCATTAGCAGAGTGCATCACAAGCATCTCGTCTCTTTGGTTGGATACTGCATCACCGGAGTTCAGAGAATGCTCGTCTACGAGTTTGTTTCAAACAATACCTTGGAATTCCACCTTCATG GTAAGGGAAGACCAGTGATGGATTGGGCAATGAGGTTGAAGATTGCTCTAGGTTCAGCAAAAGGACTTGCATATCTACATGAGGATT GTCATCCAAAGATCATCCATAGGGATATCAAGGCCTCTAATATTCTTCTGGATTTTAACTTTGAAGCAAAG GTTGCAGATTTTGGTCTTGCAAAGTTGACTTCTGATGCAAATACTCATGTCTCTACAAGAGTGATGGGAACTTTTGG GTATCTGGCTCCAGAGTATGCTGCCTCTGGAAAGCTAACTGAAAAGTCTGATGTGTTCTCTTATGGTGTTATGCTTCTCGAGTTGATCACTGGACGCAGGCCTGTCGACTCAAATCAAACTTACATGGATGATAGTTTAGTCGACTGG GCGAGGCCGTTATTGACTCGCGCTCTTGATGATGGGAGCTATGATTCTCTCATCGATAGAAGGCTGGGAAGTGATTATAATAGGAATGAGATGGCTCGGTTGGTGGCGTGTGCTGCTGCCTGTGTCCGTCATTCTGCAAGGCGTCGCCCGAAAATGAGCCAG GTGGTGAGGGCCTTGGAAGGAGACGTGTCGCTGTCGGATCTGAACGAAGGGATCACGCCTGGACACAGCACTGTGTACAGTTCGAATGGAAGCACAGACTATGATGCAGCGCAATACAACGAGGACATGAAGAAGTTCAGGAAAATGGCGCTGGGCACGCAGGAGTACGGAAGCAGTGGCCTATACAGCAATCCGACAAGCGAATACGGGTTGAACCCGTCTGGCTCGAGCAGTGAAGGCCAACAAACAAGAGAATTGGAGATTGGAAGGAGATGA